In Streptomyces sp. NBC_01231, the sequence CGACAGTGCGCAGGACGCTGATCAGGTCACGGGTTTCGTCCAGTGTCAGCAGGCGCAACCGTTCGGTGTGGTGCTCCATGGGAGCGAAGTCGATCTCATCAAGGTCCAGGTGCTCGTAGCCGTCCATGATCAGGACAACGTCACCGGCCCTCGACAGGTCACTGAGCTCTTTCCAACCTGGTCCGGTTGTTGGCCAGTTGGCCTGACAGTGCAGCAAAACTGCTGGTAGATGGGTTTTCCTGAGGTGGGCCGCATTAGTGCGCGGGTCGGAGCGGTGAACACGACCGTGGCGCGGCGACGGAGTCGCGCTCGCGAGGTGGCGGACCGGGTTGATCAGTGCTCCTGGTCTTCGCGCCTCAGCCCGGCTCTCTCCGCCCCAGGCGGTCGGCGACGAACTCCGCGAGCGCCTCCCGGGACGGGTGTCCCCAGCCGATGCAAAACGGATGCCCGGCCGGATCCGCGTACACCTGGTGACCCTCGGCAGCGTCGAGATCAGGAGCCGGCTGGAGCAGCCGGGCGCCAAGGGCAAGTGCCTCCTCGTGCGCCGCTCGCGG encodes:
- a CDS encoding DUF6417 family protein, with product MDGYEHLDLDEIDFAPMEHHTERLRLLTLDETRDLISVLRTVAAEGGTVAGEADRLAREIGGRIPSES